The genome window TTGAGATGCATGATCTACTGCATACAATGGGGAAGGAAATTGGATATGAATCATCTGTCAAAAGGGAAGGAAAACGTACTAGGTTGTGGAACCCCAAAGATATTCGCCATGTGCTGGAGCAGAGCACGGTGAGTTACTTGCTcctttaattgatttttttctccaGTACATCATATCTACAGTATTCTGTTTTGTTAACTGTTCCTCCATCCTTTGATCCCTTCTAGGGAACTGGTTGTGTTAGAGGCATTTTCTTGAACATGTCTAATGTCGAAAGGATCAAGCTAAGTCCTGATGTTTTCATGAAGATGTCGAATCTCAAATTCCTGAAATTCCACTATTCTCATTGTTCCCAGTGGTGTGATAACAAGCATAAAATTCAGTTCTCTGAAGACCTTGATCATTTTCCGGACGAGCTTGTGTATCTTCACTGGCAGGGGTACCCTTACGAGTACCTGCCATCAGAATTTAATCCAGAGGAACTCGTTGATCTCAGTCTGCGTCATAGCTACATCAAACAACTGTGGGAAGATGAGAAGGTACATTCTCCTCagctatatataattttatttatcttaaaaagattattcttttgtttttctcctTACTAATTATTATAACCATCATCTAGGTGCCACAGAATACAGAAAAATTAAGATGGGTTGACCTCAGTCAGTCACAAGGCTTGCTGAATCTATCAGGTTTGTCCAGGGCCAAAAATCTTGAAAGATTGGATCTCGAAGGCTGTAAGAGTTTGGTTATGTTGGGCTCATCAATCGAACAGATGAACAAACTAATTTACCTGAACCTCAGGGAGTGCACTAGCCTTGAGAGTCTTCCGGAGGGAATCAATTTGAAGTCTCTAAAGACTCTGATCCTCAGTGGCTGCTCAAACCTTCAGGAGTTTCAAATCATATCAGAAAATATTGAGTCCCTTTACTTAGACGGCTCAACCATACAACGAGTTGCTGAACGCATTGAGAGTCTTCGCAACCTTATTTTGCTGAATCTCAAGAATTGTTGCAGGTTGAAGTGTCTTCCCAACGATCTTTACAAGCTGAAATCTCTTCAGGAACTGATTCTCTCTGGCTGCTCAGCTCTGGAGAGTCTTCCACCCATCAAAGAGGAGATGGGATGCTTAGAGATTTTGCTTATGGATGGAACTTCCATCAAACAGACACCTGAAACGATTTTTTTGAGTAACCTGAAGGTGTTTTCGTTCTGTGGATCTAGCATCGAAGATTCCACAGAGTTGGCGCTGTTGCCTTTCTCAGGCAACTCTTGTCTTTCAGACCTCTATCTGACGAATTGCAATATCTACAAATTGCCGGACAACTTTAGTTCCTTACACTCGTTGAGGTCTCTATGCTTAAGCAGAAACAACATTGAGACTCTACCTGAGAGCATCGAGAAACTTCATTGTCTGTTGTTTCTTGACTTGAAACATTGCCGCAGGCTCAATTCTCTCCCGGTGCTTCCACCTAATATACAGTATGTAGATGCTCATGGGTGTGTTTCTCTGGAAAAAGTTGCAAAACCAGTGACAGTTCCCCTAGTAACTGAGAGGATGCATACTACTTTCATTTTTACGGATTGCTTCAAACTGAACAGAGCTGAACAAGAAGCTATTGTAGCTCAGGCCCAACTCAAGAGTCAGCTACTGGCAAGGACATCTCTTCAACATAATCATAAGGTCTGTCTTCATTTTATTCTCTTGTTCCGGTGATATCCTTATCATACGCTCATGCTTAAATGGTTTTCTTCGTAACCCCCCACTTCAGGGACTAGTTCTGGATCCTCTGGTTGCCGTTTGCTTCCCAGGAAGTGACATACCCTCATGGTTCTGCCATCAGAGTATGGGATCTTCGATTGAAACCAACCTCCTTCCTCACTGGTGCAACAATAAATTTATTGGAGCTTCCCTAGGTGTTGTTGTCACCTTCAAGGATCACGAAGGTCGTCATGCAAACCGTTTATCTGTAAGGTGCAAGTGCAGATTTCAAAATCGAAACGGTCAGTCAATCAGCTTTAGTTTCTGTCTTGGGGCAGGGAACGAGTCATGTGGATCATCTTGCCATGAACCACGGAAACTTGGATCTGACCATGTGTTTATTAGCTTTAACAACTGTAATGTGCCAGTCTTCCAATGGAATGAAGAGATTAATGACGGTAATAGATGTCGTCCCACTAGTGCCTCATTTGAATTCTACCTTACTGATGGCACTGAAAGGAAGCTAGAAAGGTGCAAGGTGACAAGGTGTGGGATGAGTTTGCTATATGCTCCAGATGAGAATGACCGTGGGTTTCAGGGAACTCGGGTTACAGATACTGTTGAGCGTACATCGAGTGAAGCTTTTGTACCCATAAGAGGTCGGTCACACTCGCAAGTTGGAGAAAGAAGGAATGGTAGAATGAGAGATGAAATCCCCTTATGAGTGTTTACTCCAAGACTGGAGGTTCTTGGTCTTGAGACCAACGAAAGGCAGTAGAATGTTGCTTACTggaattctattttttttttcttttttgtttctctaATAGCTTTCATAAGTATATGTTATCATGTTAAAACACAATTTACCACTGAATTAGGAACTTGAAGACGTTGCATTACTTTTCAGACCCTTTGGATTTTCAAAGAAGAGCTCTATCTACTTATCTGGCTAAAGTTTGACGTCAAGCTTTTCCTTGGATCTGATTGTTATTTGAGGATGATTGATGAGGTCGTCACTTTACTGCAACTTTGTTCTGCTTCCAAAATACAAAACAGAGTATGGTTCTCTATCTCTGTTTCTCCCTTTACATGGCATGCATGTTCAGTTGCTTGAGCTTGGTGGAACCACAGCCATTGGTCTACAAAGTTCCATGTTTTGATAAGGTGTTTGCATAAAAATGTATGTGCCAATTAAATTCACTTCGTTTAGATTTGGCGAATGAAACAATTTTACGTGAATTTGCCAACCGATTTTAAAAGGTTTGACATCTTTAAAAAGAGACTTATTTTTCTAGTTAGACATGTTTTTTGTGAATTGCAGATGGATACAGAGTAATAGGAAAAGTATCTATAGAAGGGTCTTAGGAATCTAGGTTaatatattcaaaagaataCATAAATCTAGGTAAAAAGTGTAGATATACTGAGTTTGGAAAATAAGTATAAATGTAATATTATGTTTCTAAATAAATCAAAACGGTTTCATATATATGCTAATCGATCTTATTAATTGTTGAAATCGCTAgagtgaaatatgaaaactactTTGAATATTAGTTgaaatttagattttagaaaTAATTGAAGAATGATGCTTAGATTGTGTTAGTTTAAATGTAGATACTAATGATATTACGTGtagaattaattaattgttactttttaaaaatatttgttaagatATAGATTATGATAATTCTCCATGTTAGTTTCTGAAGCAATATACTTGGTAgtcaaactaaaatttaaacatataacTACATAGTGTTCGATTGAATCCGATTTAATCAAAAATCATCCAAACCATTATAATCaccttataaatatattttttcatatcgTTTCATATTGAAGACTAATAAATTATCTGTTAATATGAATTGCTAGTTAAATAAgtcattataaaataatttttgtttaaaattgtaatttctGTAATCCTACCATTAAATCGATTTCAGTATTCTTTATGGTAATATGGGTTATGCTCCGATTTCAACTAACCGGTTAAGTATATGTTTCAATCAACAATTTTGAATGAGTTATATTAAACAATTCGTAACAAACACAAAGTGGTTTAGATTTCCAAACCAAAATAGAGTATTAATTGCAACTAAGTCACGCTTtctaaatgttttaaataaggAAAATGACAATTAATGCTGAAAATTAGGATTCTGTTATAAAtaatggagtggattgccattaaccagatCCGGATTAAGACCGGttcaatacctagaagatggagagatggccgaagcctggagagaggagagagatagccgacttcaggagagagaaaAGCGGtcacaaagcttggagaaaagaAAACTCTTTCCTATTAGAtataatctttccattattatgtattagtagttttcctaatcctagtgagtttaggttttggatactttccatttatcttcatcttgtaatccttatataaagaaaCCTCCCTGATCATTAATAagaacacagaaatattcagtctctaaacactctatttacaacacgttatcagcacgatagactccaaaactctgagacaaaacctaacctaaaatccgtcacacataaatcctaaatcaggcgcaacttaaaatcgatctatctcttaaaccctgaggaaccagacgacgagccacatataaacttgaagctcttgacgagacgaatccatcAGCGCAATCCGTTCGTCGATCCaatctcagacgcgcccacactcgcagaaacaatactcggcgccgtcttggtcttttagaaccctaatccgaaccaacaagattttctagccaaattcaaatcctgtgaaagataagtttatcatacctTAGTTGTTTGATGATATCTAGTTCAGATTATGgtgttcatgtaatctaatactccttgtttttatttcatgagcTGAGAGGAGTTGGTGCAAAGATCTCAAACACAAAGCTGTTCGCGATCCAAATCCTGACCATGAACCGACGATCTCAAGCTTGAATAGCTCACGGTTCTTCTCATATTGCTTCCTGTTCACAACAGAGCCAGCCCACGTTCGCATCACAGCCAGCTCGCAATTAGATCAGCCGCTTGCAAAGGCAGCAGCTCGCGAATTAGATAAGAAGAAGACGCATCCCGATCGCGTCTGACTACCTCAACACacatccactacaagaaaacagcggcatactgagggaaaaaatcatcggtatgtcgtcggaataacgctattccgacgaaataccgacgaaaaaagtcctcggaaataactcctcggaaattcatttttcctcggaaatccctcggaaatttccgacggaattccgaggacttttttcgtcggaaattcctgtgaatattccgaggaatatgtcgtcggaatattccgagggatacaattcctcggaatatttccaaaattcaaaattttttttataaatttatttttttaaattgaaattcaaaatataaaattaaaattgaaatagaaaacatatttaaaatacaaaaaataataaaatagtttttataaataaaaaaatgttttataaatacaaaattagttttaataaatataaatatttttataaatatgaaatcatctttttataaatacaaaatagtttttatcaatacaaaaaataataaaatagtgtttataaataaaaaaatgttttataaatacaaaattagttttaataaatataaatatttttatagatatgaaatcatctttttataaatacaaaatagtatttataaatacaaaaaataataaaataatgtttataaatcaaaaaatgttttataaatacaaaattaattttaaaatatgaaatcatcttttataaatccaaaaaatgaatttatatacaaagaacgttttgtatatttaaaaatagtttttataaatacaaaaataaaaaaatagtgtttataaatcaaaaaaatgttttataaatacaaaattagttttaataaatataaatatttttataaatatgaaatcatcttttataaatccaaaaatagaatttatatacaaaaacgttttgtaaaatcgaattcatataaacgttttgtaaatacaaaaataataaacaatttataaaaaaagttctaaatcagttcaacacaaccaaatcacaattctaaacctattacacaacaaatcacaatcctacccaatcaccctaacaaaaatctatcaaaaaacttctaaaatcatcaaatctacttaaaaacctaacaaataggacctaagagagtgggataaggtccttacatgatttgtaaaggaatggaaaggattcgccggagagatcgtcgcgagagaaggtggagaacgccggaaggagagagagatcgccggagaggaagaagagagaaatggggaagaagagagaaatggggaagaagagagaaatggggaagaagatgcggttcgagtttataaaaccttgggtctgacggatattttccgtcagaattccctcagtattttcaatttcaattttcgggaaatatttggcggcttgtttgcccggttaaatgaaaatattccgaggaaattccgacggccacttaaatatccgtcggaattttctcggaatattttcattaattcgaggaaaaagaatatcatgtgcatgtatttctattaatttatattgttcctcggaatttcctcggaatattccgaggaaataccgaggaactagtgtttggggtttcaaaacatcaatttttttgccgtattttatttcttatacaattgtaatgcataccattgaggattctttgtatagatgagcataaaccatgaaataacaaatttcaaaacgaattgtaagtatttcctttaccgttcattaaagtgtataagtgtttctcttatgttgtggggatttcgttcatacaatcggaaaagtgtttattatagggtaatgaacaaatttttgacttcataatgaatgtaagacacttaataagggttatataggtgttattcaaaccgcaaaacgttgttttcggtttaaaaaccctatttcctcggaatttcctcggaatattccgaggaaattccgaggaaacccttttcttcctcagaattccatcggaatatttcgaggaaattctgaggaactagtgtttggggtttcaaaatctcgaatgtttttttataaacggatcgatcgatgtatttatgtccaaaaacgcatcgatcgatcactaagatggaccaaagcgtaacaatgtgatcgatcgatgagattaccccatcgatcgatcaaggatatcaagtgttcctcagaatttcctcggaatattccgaggaaattctgaggaactagtgtttgggatttcaaaatctcgaatgtttttttataaacggatcgatcgatgtatttatgtccaaaaacgcatcgatcgatcactaagatggaccaaagcgtaacaatgtgatcgatcgatgagattatcccatcgatcgatcaaggatatcaagtgttcctcggaatttcctcggaatattccgaggaaattctgaggaactagtgtttggggtttcaaaatctcgaatgtttttttataaacggatcgatcgatgtatttatgtccaaaaacacaacgatcgatcactaagatggaccaaagcgtaacaatgtgatcgatcgatgggtatatgtccaaaaacgcatcgatcgatcactagttcgtcggaatttcctcggaatattccgacggattgatgtttcctcggaattccgtcggtatattccgaggaaattccgaggaaacccaaattttgggtttcctcggaatttcctcggaaattcctcgggaaattccgaggatttcattttccgtcggaatgtccgtcagaataccgatgttttcttgtagtgatctgTGACCAGACGCAGGACCGTtccagacagctcgcgtcccgtcCCTTCTTGCAACCAGATAAGGAGCCAGCTCGCGTCCATTTGCAACTAGAGGTTCATCTgactttggtggtccggttcaaccctacaaaataaaggtaattcgaaatctgaaaacaagaatcgaatttggttgttttgtaaagattgaaaccctaaaagataatctctaaaactaaaagccataggttaaatagatcaatcccctatgagtaaatcgaagctctataagttcgatctaaacctaaaaacgagattgatccattgatcaattaaaatcagaaccttaaaggtttttgaatctcaaatcaaatccccttgatcaaagatcaaagttttcgaaatcccctaaaaccctaattttggaaaatcggtttttaattttgatttgaaacttgagtgtttgattgatcgcctagagctatatttaggattgttttaaaacttgaatctaaatcttgtttaaactgaaaccctaatctcgaattttaaaattcctaatggccttgaaacccttaatcttgattgatatttctaaaggccttgaaaccttaaatctctcattacttaaagcttgaaagattgatttaaagaatttacatattgaatgagagttaggttgctagattatttaattctaaaacTTAATAGATATGCAACTAAGAAATAGAATTGAATGCATCTAGATCCCGTTTTGTATATGGCCGTATGGCCTAATACATTGCTCACacttgcggccttgtgcccttgattgattaaaagccgtgtggcttagtAAATATCAAAGTGACCGTGTGGTCTAGTATCCAGATGGTTATATAAACCAGATtgcatcatgatccgatccttaagatcaTTGTATCTTATAATGGTCGTGAGGTATACGCATCACAATGCAAAGCCGTATGGCCTAAGTATTATAGATatacttatgaaatcatatgcactgattatttgaattggttgcaAGAGTTCTAAATCATAAATTGATTAGATGATTTCAGATGCCGAGATTTGATCCCATGGATTATGCcattctaaatctctctggaaataattatctagaatgggCAATGAACACTTCAGTTACCCTGAAATCAAGAGGACTCGGAAGGAGTATCATTCAGGGTGATTATGAACCTAGAAGTGAGAAGTTAAGAGCCATTACAATCATGTgccatcatctcactgaggaactgagaaatcagtatcaacatattgagaatcctcgtgacctttggacagaATTAAAGTCCAGATACACTATGGTATTATTACCAAAGGTCAAACATGAATGGATGAATCTCAGATTCCAAGACTTTGAGATAGTGGCCGAGTTTCACTTTGCCTTGTCCAGGGTCGTGTACCAACTGAGATTATGTGGAGAAGAGGTAACAGATAATGATTGTCTATTCAAGacatactccacattccatccagaaGATTTGTTGTCAAAACATATCTACATAGAAAGAGGTTCTACCACTTATAATGACCCGATCTCTTGCCTAACGGTGATTGAGAATGACAAGGTACTAAAGAGGAGCAGTGAGATGAGATACCCTGATACAAATAAGACCGATATAGATCAGGATGAATCTAAGGGAGCCGTTTCCAATATAACTCAAGGAGTGGCCGGCATGTCTATTGACTAAGAGGGATCtcgacattttattttaaagtccttgttttgtgatttgcttttaacCTACTTGATGGTTcacgatttatatatatatatatatatatatatatatatatataatagaattgattttgaattcattatcttgcctgatcttacttgaacatataaataattttaaagagttgcctaaagggcataaaaccaagtaagaaatcatagtaaagaaactatgactaaggcattgccttaaaaggcattatacacacccaaaaGAATATGTGcccattgaagttataatgtatggtttccaagtagaaacaatgggtacggaaggaaacaagttcctttagattttaagaagaaaaacgcctaagacattgaaagaaagtggtcgagactataccgatgatctctactgatcaaaactatgctacagatcagtatgataaagaggcaagagatgtggtaaccatattgagataacaccacgaaattttacactgtatggcatgataggattagtcatcctaaagtctaaacttgatgcaaagattgaaaaggcacagagttatcccgtaaaagatctcacgttgtgaaacatatacacaaagggaaactcattaggcttaattgtcccaagcaccacgaccttatagtatggtcatgagggggagagaggataaacccatgatcaatactacaagttcgtgtaccactatggtctaagaccatgttatgttatatggctcggtcattactcggccataaaggaccattcctcggccgtagaggccatgatacaaacgtCCAAACCAAAGAGGCCATTACCCAGCTGAAGAGACCATGAGAATAAACGGCTCGGCCGTGACTTGGTCGTGACTTGGCCGCATAGTGCAGGCTTGGCCGTACACGTtccattacctataaaggttCGGCCAAGTAAGCTATTACCTATAAGTTATCGGCCAAATAGGCAGtatctataagactaagattctaaagtctataagcttggagacttatgttttacatgtatagaatgataatatgcatcaggccatataagtgagcatagatatacccatctcagattgaatacggatcataaaaccagacatacaccatcttaagagattttgaataaaccaccacatacatacatgtgccgtctaagatggaacctcagaagaagattgggaatatataagaataagatcttctccacGAAATAAAAAGGACcgagagccaaaacatgggtgatcaaatagtggccaggtaTGGATTGCATAAAACAAATGAATCtgaatattaaaggagaaagattataagctggataaagaatgttaaaagtacgaatggttttaaccatcattgtcttggcaaagatcctcggactagagattatgatttaagacgtccaaagaaagattatataaagctagctaattgagaagctaatcgaaatgccagacactgacccgagaaatgactaaccagcttagcaccaaatgaatgtcctagaggagacataatcaagttgctatacagtctatacaagatagaccaagtgttccataagataaaggaatctcgAATAGAAaaatggtgcatagaatacagatccgagattataagagaaacaATGCcaaacattgagaaaaggctgcgcaactacacatctaaggtaccaaaccatgtggcttgggacgccaagctactaggtaataaaggtcttggataataagatctcaaatctatagatcatgtctggaacataatggaaccacatgaaagtgtcgacacacacacacatttgtataaagatacataaagttatagcacttgaacataaagagataagcgaggatcatgaacccacg of Brassica napus cultivar Da-Ae chromosome C3 unlocalized genomic scaffold, Da-Ae chrC03_Random_2, whole genome shotgun sequence contains these proteins:
- the LOC125594656 gene encoding disease resistance protein RPP2B-like isoform X2; amino-acid sequence: MAHPSSSSSLGPTKRQFDVFVSFRGKDTRNTFTSYLLQSLHRKGIDAFFDGKLRRGKDISVLFDRIEQSKMSIIVFSENYANSTWCLEELWKIMQCRERSGHVVLPIFYKVRKSDVENQTGSFRTPFQNPKASFKGREHKVAAWKEALKTASNILGHVLPEERPECEFVEKIATETFKMLNDLSPCEISGFPGIEFRSKELEELLMFDNANCTRTIGVLGMTGIGKTTVAASVYKRNYRRFDGYCFVEDIENESIRRGLPHLRQKLLSKLLDEENVDVRAHGRLKEFLRNKKVLIVLDNVTEENQIEVLIGQRELYRKGSRIVITTRDKKLLENNADATYVVPRLNDREAMELFCLEAFSENLHSTEEFMDLAENFVYYAKGHPLALKLLGSGLRHKEKTYWMQKWERLRVVPDKEIQKVLKVSYDTLDDEQKSMFLDIACFFRSEKADFISSILKSDRVDAAAVMRDLEDKCFLTVSYNRLEMHDLLHTMGKEIGYESSVKREGKRTRLWNPKDIRHVLEQSTGTGCVRGIFLNMSNVERIKLSPDVFMKMSNLKFLKFHYSHCSQWCDNKHKIQFSEDLDHFPDELVYLHWQGYPYEYLPSEFNPEELVDLSLRHSYIKQLWEDEKNTEKLRWVDLSQSQGLLNLSGLSRAKNLERLDLEGCKSLVMLGSSIEQMNKLIYLNLRECTSLESLPEGINLKSLKTLILSGCSNLQEFQIISENIESLYLDGSTIQRVAERIESLRNLILLNLKNCCRLKCLPNDLYKLKSLQELILSGCSALESLPPIKEEMGCLEILLMDGTSIKQTPETIFLSNLKVFSFCGSSIEDSTELALLPFSGNSCLSDLYLTNCNIYKLPDNFSSLHSLRSLCLSRNNIETLPESIEKLHCLLFLDLKHCRRLNSLPVLPPNIQYVDAHGCVSLEKVAKPVTVPLVTERMHTTFIFTDCFKLNRAEQEAIVAQAQLKSQLLARTSLQHNHKGLVLDPLVAVCFPGSDIPSWFCHQSMGSSIETNLLPHWCNNKFIGASLGVVVTFKDHEGRHANRLSVRCKCRFQNRNGQSISFSFCLGAGNESCGSSCHEPRKLGSDHVFISFNNCNVPVFQWNEEINDGNRCRPTSASFEFYLTDGTERKLERCKVTRCGMSLLYAPDENDRGFQGTRVTDTVERTSSEAFVPIRGRSHSQVGERRNGRMRDEIPL
- the LOC125594656 gene encoding disease resistance protein RPP2B-like isoform X1, producing MAHPSSSSSLGPTKRQFDVFVSFRGKDTRNTFTSYLLQSLHRKGIDAFFDGKLRRGKDISVLFDRIEQSKMSIIVFSENYANSTWCLEELWKIMQCRERSGHVVLPIFYKVRKSDVENQTGSFRTPFQNPKASFKGREHKVAAWKEALKTASNILGHVLPEERPECEFVEKIATETFKMLNDLSPCEISGFPGIEFRSKELEELLMFDNANCTRTIGVLGMTGIGKTTVAASVYKRNYRRFDGYCFVEDIENESIRRGLPHLRQKLLSKLLDEENVDVRAHGRLKEFLRNKKVLIVLDNVTEENQIEVLIGQRELYRKGSRIVITTRDKKLLENNADATYVVPRLNDREAMELFCLEAFSENLHSTEEFMDLAENFVYYAKGHPLALKLLGSGLRHKEKTYWMQKWERLRVVPDKEIQKVLKVSYDTLDDEQKSMFLDIACFFRSEKADFISSILKSDRVDAAAVMRDLEDKCFLTVSYNRLEMHDLLHTMGKEIGYESSVKREGKRTRLWNPKDIRHVLEQSTGTGCVRGIFLNMSNVERIKLSPDVFMKMSNLKFLKFHYSHCSQWCDNKHKIQFSEDLDHFPDELVYLHWQGYPYEYLPSEFNPEELVDLSLRHSYIKQLWEDEKVPQNTEKLRWVDLSQSQGLLNLSGLSRAKNLERLDLEGCKSLVMLGSSIEQMNKLIYLNLRECTSLESLPEGINLKSLKTLILSGCSNLQEFQIISENIESLYLDGSTIQRVAERIESLRNLILLNLKNCCRLKCLPNDLYKLKSLQELILSGCSALESLPPIKEEMGCLEILLMDGTSIKQTPETIFLSNLKVFSFCGSSIEDSTELALLPFSGNSCLSDLYLTNCNIYKLPDNFSSLHSLRSLCLSRNNIETLPESIEKLHCLLFLDLKHCRRLNSLPVLPPNIQYVDAHGCVSLEKVAKPVTVPLVTERMHTTFIFTDCFKLNRAEQEAIVAQAQLKSQLLARTSLQHNHKGLVLDPLVAVCFPGSDIPSWFCHQSMGSSIETNLLPHWCNNKFIGASLGVVVTFKDHEGRHANRLSVRCKCRFQNRNGQSISFSFCLGAGNESCGSSCHEPRKLGSDHVFISFNNCNVPVFQWNEEINDGNRCRPTSASFEFYLTDGTERKLERCKVTRCGMSLLYAPDENDRGFQGTRVTDTVERTSSEAFVPIRGRSHSQVGERRNGRMRDEIPL